Proteins from a genomic interval of Leptospira kanakyensis:
- a CDS encoding response regulator, which yields MNITQLQHEKNAILCVDDEPILLLSLVQELKREIGGSYTYETAQNPEEAMEVIDDLCSSGVEVILILSDWLMPGMRGDEFLIQVHQKYPQIKSILISGHADRDAINRVKEEAKTYAIFSKPWNTRELLDAVRFCCNLT from the coding sequence TTGAATATCACGCAGCTGCAACATGAGAAAAACGCAATTCTTTGCGTTGATGATGAACCCATTCTGCTTTTATCCCTCGTACAAGAACTAAAACGCGAGATCGGTGGGAGTTATACCTACGAAACAGCACAAAATCCCGAAGAAGCCATGGAAGTGATCGATGACCTTTGTAGTTCTGGTGTGGAAGTCATTCTTATTTTATCTGATTGGCTGATGCCTGGAATGCGAGGGGACGAATTTCTCATCCAAGTCCACCAAAAATACCCACAAATCAAATCCATTCTTATTTCCGGCCATGCCGACCGGGATGCCATCAACCGCGTTAAAGAAGAGGCAAAAACCTACGCCATTTTTTCTAAACCTTGGAACACCCGAGAATTGCTCGATGCTGTTCGTTTCTGTTGCAATTTGACCTAA
- a CDS encoding HAMP domain-containing sensor histidine kinase: MAEIIVWIEHIVSNIPLPILEVWGRFAFLFGSILSIFAFTGFTFRNGKSFRISREVWNWNLTSFYWFLITFVSIFATGYLGSSIVLIPGAQTLESLKDLSVFLCLNFFGFPALLAVPFAYGLSDLIEGVPPEFLWDWLPGYFINPTMFWLSYQMIGKSPDFRKFRIWIYYFLFVLLFLILEPFLWGFLCSEQFGAEISYHTISSALLFTTGITWILAPFVTLVTFPIVRRFGLFWAEVPGQMKEVTLSDPQSIWKSGPKEWKILQPESDTRSGISLQLFIVAPFVFLVLFLVGVTAYVTLKNAEKSAFQMVEVLHRQWSKNIQLNLDRHFSNLSELTVQNLNSKDLMVVLDDSKVNEQGRVFLLDDNLNSLASLSTDQGKTRLQETVRIELKKLGNEINTSEKRFSFAIVTKRPLSRENWNAMVTVYIPPKLKVKTYLITLFPYSFYLSGVITGNSESAMVFAWAILLSLLLAVVLAEFVSRPVLSFAKASKSLAKGDWDIPIGESMIAELKDLSEAFRFMSSELKQSFERVEESQRLVMETNSNLEDKIGQRTEALIESNRSLLEMIETKEKILIDLHKTQTQLLQSEKLAALGQFAAGITHELNTPLGAITSSVHTMSEILKNDVTSLPEFLESLDVSEREDFRHLLHMSVSFGSRNSGLLNRMEKKERLGILNSHQIENPEEMMDDLTSLGILQLDEPLLKILKKPRTGIILQNVLILGSLYRLVYVVQTATEKAAHVVNALKHYLYTDRLETETNFQSVHIPTELDSILTLYQTKIKNDVEITKFYTTTDYCLAERDKLNQVWINIINNALQAMDYRGKLRISVSSNEDSVVTTIQDTGKGIAPEIHDKIFLPFFTTKKHGEGIGLGLDICKQIVEKMRGSIEFSSDENGTEFRVYLPKAQKGERD, encoded by the coding sequence ATGGCCGAAATCATTGTTTGGATTGAACATATCGTTTCAAACATCCCTTTGCCGATCCTAGAGGTTTGGGGTCGGTTTGCCTTTTTATTCGGTTCGATTCTTTCGATATTTGCCTTTACTGGATTTACCTTTCGGAATGGGAAATCTTTCCGCATTTCAAGGGAAGTTTGGAACTGGAACCTAACTAGCTTTTATTGGTTTCTCATCACTTTTGTTTCTATCTTTGCCACTGGGTATTTGGGAAGTTCTATTGTTCTCATTCCGGGAGCACAAACCTTAGAGAGCCTAAAAGATTTATCTGTTTTTCTCTGTTTGAATTTTTTTGGATTCCCTGCACTTCTTGCTGTCCCTTTTGCTTACGGTTTGTCTGATCTTATCGAGGGAGTTCCTCCTGAATTTTTATGGGACTGGTTGCCTGGTTACTTTATCAATCCCACTATGTTTTGGCTTTCTTACCAAATGATAGGAAAGTCTCCTGACTTTCGTAAATTTAGAATTTGGATTTATTACTTTCTTTTTGTTTTATTATTTTTAATCCTGGAACCTTTTTTATGGGGATTTTTGTGTTCCGAACAATTCGGGGCCGAGATTTCTTATCATACAATCAGTTCCGCTCTTCTTTTCACAACAGGGATCACTTGGATTCTAGCACCGTTTGTGACGCTTGTAACTTTTCCTATTGTTAGGCGGTTTGGTTTGTTTTGGGCAGAAGTCCCTGGGCAAATGAAGGAGGTTACTTTATCTGACCCTCAATCCATTTGGAAGTCTGGGCCAAAAGAATGGAAAATCCTCCAACCAGAATCGGATACAAGATCAGGTATATCATTACAGTTATTCATTGTTGCGCCTTTTGTCTTTTTGGTTTTGTTTCTTGTCGGAGTGACGGCTTACGTAACTTTAAAAAATGCTGAAAAATCTGCCTTTCAAATGGTGGAAGTTTTACATCGGCAGTGGTCAAAAAATATCCAGTTAAATTTGGATCGTCATTTTTCCAATTTGTCTGAGTTGACGGTTCAAAATTTGAATTCGAAAGACCTTATGGTTGTTTTGGATGATTCCAAAGTGAATGAGCAAGGTCGAGTGTTTTTGTTAGACGATAATCTGAACTCTCTTGCTTCATTATCAACGGATCAAGGGAAAACACGATTACAAGAAACAGTCAGAATTGAATTAAAAAAATTGGGCAACGAAATCAACACTTCCGAAAAACGATTTAGTTTTGCCATTGTTACGAAAAGACCACTTTCCAGAGAAAATTGGAATGCGATGGTAACAGTTTATATTCCTCCAAAATTAAAAGTAAAAACATATCTCATCACTCTTTTTCCTTATTCATTTTATTTGAGTGGAGTCATCACCGGAAATAGTGAATCCGCGATGGTTTTTGCTTGGGCCATTTTACTGAGTTTACTCCTTGCCGTAGTTCTTGCCGAGTTTGTGTCAAGACCAGTTTTATCATTTGCAAAGGCATCCAAATCTTTGGCCAAAGGAGATTGGGACATTCCCATTGGCGAAAGTATGATTGCTGAACTCAAAGATTTATCAGAAGCCTTCCGTTTTATGTCCTCCGAACTCAAACAAAGTTTTGAACGAGTGGAAGAAAGCCAACGTTTGGTGATGGAAACCAATTCCAATTTAGAAGATAAAATTGGGCAAAGAACGGAAGCACTGATCGAAAGTAATCGCAGCCTTTTGGAGATGATTGAAACAAAGGAAAAAATTCTCATCGATTTACACAAAACACAAACTCAACTTTTACAAAGTGAAAAATTAGCCGCCCTTGGACAATTTGCCGCGGGCATCACTCATGAGCTGAACACACCTCTAGGTGCCATCACTTCAAGTGTACATACCATGTCTGAAATCCTAAAAAATGACGTTACCAGTTTGCCTGAATTTTTAGAATCTTTGGATGTCTCCGAAAGGGAAGACTTCCGACATTTACTTCATATGAGTGTGTCATTTGGATCTCGTAATTCAGGTCTTCTCAATCGTATGGAGAAAAAAGAAAGATTAGGAATTCTGAATTCTCACCAAATAGAAAATCCGGAAGAGATGATGGATGATTTAACTTCTCTTGGAATCCTCCAACTGGATGAACCACTTTTAAAAATTTTAAAGAAACCAAGAACTGGAATCATTCTACAAAATGTTCTAATTTTAGGAAGTTTGTATCGTCTGGTTTATGTTGTCCAAACTGCTACAGAAAAAGCAGCTCATGTTGTGAACGCACTCAAACATTATCTTTATACTGATCGGTTGGAAACAGAAACAAATTTTCAAAGTGTTCATATTCCTACGGAACTTGATTCCATTCTTACTTTATACCAAACGAAAATTAAAAATGATGTTGAAATTACCAAGTTTTACACTACAACTGATTATTGTTTGGCGGAAAGAGACAAACTCAACCAAGTTTGGATCAATATCATTAACAATGCTTTACAAGCGATGGACTATCGTGGTAAATTAAGAATTTCTGTTTCTTCCAATGAGGATTCGGTGGTCACAACCATTCAAGATACGGGAAAAGGGATTGCGCCCGAAATTCATGATAAGATTTTCCTACCTTTTTTCACTACAAAAAAACATGGCGAAGGAATTGGGCTTGGGCTTGACATTTGCAAACAAATCGTAGAAAAGATGAGGGGTTCTATTGAATTTTCGTCAGATGAAAATGGAACAGAGTTTAGGGTGTATTTGCCAAAGGCACAAAAAGGGGAACGAGATTGA
- the mutY gene encoding A/G-specific adenine glycosylase, translated as MSPQKKLHEWYLIHKRDLPFRKKKQAYPIWISEVMLQQTRVNAMLPLYESFIKRFPNPETLAEAEEEEVLANWKGLGYYSRARNIRKAAIFLVQNYNGAFPKDLNLVLKLPGIGNYTARAILSIAYDLPLAVLDGNVKRVLSRYHGYTDNILGAKADNELQKKADEFLNKDHPGDHNQAMMELGATLCLPESPKCLLCPLSEFCFARIHQKTSEIPLRVKDKKQVVLNGEIFVLNHKNSILLLREPKMRFLKGMFHLPYGFIGEVPEETYEPSPFFLSLKESYKGKTPNPIGEFKHTITHHKMVFSVFSLSLESRNLVEGLTKKFGVESKWVTLSDLDTEFPSSLASKVKKILLYLES; from the coding sequence TTGAGTCCTCAGAAAAAACTTCACGAATGGTATTTAATCCATAAAAGGGATCTACCATTTCGTAAAAAAAAACAAGCATATCCCATTTGGATTTCCGAGGTGATGCTCCAACAAACTCGCGTTAATGCGATGTTGCCGTTGTATGAATCCTTTATCAAACGATTTCCAAATCCAGAAACTTTGGCCGAGGCCGAAGAAGAGGAAGTTTTGGCAAATTGGAAGGGACTTGGATATTACAGCCGTGCTAGAAACATAAGAAAGGCAGCCATCTTTTTAGTTCAAAATTATAATGGGGCCTTTCCAAAAGACCTGAACCTAGTTTTAAAACTTCCTGGAATTGGAAATTATACAGCAAGGGCAATCTTATCGATTGCCTACGACCTTCCTTTGGCAGTTTTGGATGGAAATGTAAAACGTGTTTTGTCTCGTTATCATGGTTATACAGACAATATCTTAGGTGCAAAGGCAGATAACGAATTACAAAAGAAAGCCGATGAATTTTTAAATAAGGACCATCCGGGTGACCACAACCAAGCCATGATGGAGCTAGGTGCAACCCTTTGCCTTCCGGAATCACCTAAATGTCTGTTATGCCCTCTTTCTGAATTTTGTTTTGCCAGGATCCACCAAAAGACTTCAGAAATTCCGCTCAGGGTAAAAGACAAAAAGCAGGTGGTTCTAAACGGTGAGATTTTTGTTCTCAATCATAAGAATTCCATCCTTCTACTTCGGGAACCCAAGATGCGTTTTTTAAAAGGGATGTTCCATTTACCCTATGGATTTATAGGTGAAGTTCCGGAAGAAACCTACGAACCCAGTCCGTTTTTTTTATCTTTAAAAGAATCATATAAAGGCAAAACCCCGAATCCTATAGGGGAATTCAAACATACCATCACCCATCATAAGATGGTTTTTTCCGTATTTTCCTTATCCTTAGAAAGTCGAAATTTGGTCGAGGGTTTGACAAAGAAATTTGGTGTAGAGAGTAAGTGGGTGACTCTTTCTGATTTAGATACAGAATTTCCTTCTTCCCTCGCTTCCAAAGTAAAAAAGATTTTGCTTTACTTAGAATCCTAG
- the ispG gene encoding (E)-4-hydroxy-3-methylbut-2-enyl-diphosphate synthase, with protein MSTKYNESPFFYKRRPTREVMVGGVGIGGKNPIRIQSMITSNTRDTEASIKQISDLEKAGSEIVRLTVPSQADADNLPNIRQRMKELGLKVPLVADIHFTPQVALKCVEWVEKVRINPGNFADKKKFEIIEYTDKDYSEELERIEEVFTPLVLRAKELGVAMRIGTNHGSLSDRIMNRFGDTPLGMVESALEFIRIAERNSYQDIVVSMKASNPQVMIQAYRMLVSRFYDLGMDYPLHLGVTEAGDGKDGRIKSAIGIGSLLEDGLGDTIRVSLTEDAIYEIPVAKELVRKYNESFLNELSHTSTSTNVNARPEASVSQNRETIYTEFRDPFQYSRFYSKELSLGDTKLGDSSPVRIEISFPFFGSESAEEVLHLIQRETKSGRIPEMIHFEIQSEMDLLSLGTMVRRGSFPLPVSVELSKELTYQYDSLAEDLYRIHKWVINPSIFFKESEESWDDLLDFVTRYAKDKRSIEWSINANDIHFVEKIVRESQKRKIQNLIFSVKNGDLLTIRKLAFHLSESDYPIALVTKSENKEQLLYESSIQVGGSLLDGIGDVVRLSYGDGEPEESLHLSFDILQATRLRLTKTEYISCPSCGRTMFDLQSTTAMIKKMTGHLKGVKIAVMGCIVNGPGEMADADFGYVGAGIGKVHLYKGKEIVKKGVSEVEAANQLIELIRENGMWSDPE; from the coding sequence ATGAGCACCAAATATAACGAATCGCCATTTTTCTACAAAAGACGTCCCACGCGAGAAGTGATGGTGGGAGGTGTGGGAATTGGAGGGAAAAACCCAATCCGGATCCAATCCATGATTACGTCTAACACAAGAGATACGGAAGCCAGTATCAAACAAATTTCAGATTTAGAAAAAGCTGGATCTGAAATTGTTCGCCTAACAGTACCAAGCCAAGCAGATGCGGACAACCTACCAAACATCCGTCAAAGAATGAAAGAATTGGGGCTAAAAGTGCCATTGGTGGCAGACATACATTTCACTCCACAAGTTGCCTTAAAATGTGTGGAATGGGTTGAGAAGGTGCGAATCAATCCAGGTAACTTTGCTGACAAAAAAAAATTTGAAATCATCGAATACACAGACAAAGACTACAGCGAAGAGTTAGAAAGAATAGAAGAAGTATTCACTCCCCTTGTCCTTAGGGCCAAAGAACTGGGTGTGGCCATGCGAATTGGAACCAACCACGGAAGCCTTTCCGACCGAATCATGAATCGGTTCGGCGACACTCCCCTCGGGATGGTAGAATCGGCCTTGGAGTTTATTCGCATCGCAGAAAGAAACTCCTACCAAGACATTGTTGTTTCGATGAAGGCTTCCAATCCACAAGTGATGATCCAAGCCTATCGAATGTTAGTTTCTCGTTTTTATGATTTAGGAATGGATTATCCCTTACACTTAGGTGTGACTGAGGCTGGGGATGGAAAAGATGGAAGGATTAAATCAGCCATTGGAATTGGAAGTTTGTTAGAAGATGGCCTTGGAGATACCATTCGTGTATCTCTTACAGAAGATGCCATTTATGAAATTCCTGTCGCAAAAGAGTTAGTTAGGAAGTACAATGAAAGTTTTTTAAATGAACTGAGTCATACATCTACTTCCACAAATGTTAATGCCAGACCAGAGGCCTCAGTTTCTCAAAACAGAGAAACCATCTATACAGAATTTCGTGATCCCTTCCAATACTCTAGGTTCTATTCCAAAGAATTAAGTTTGGGAGATACAAAACTTGGGGATTCGTCTCCTGTAAGGATAGAAATTAGTTTTCCATTTTTTGGATCCGAATCCGCAGAAGAAGTTTTACACCTCATCCAAAGAGAAACCAAATCAGGCAGAATCCCTGAGATGATCCATTTTGAAATCCAATCGGAAATGGATTTATTGTCACTGGGAACTATGGTTCGAAGAGGATCATTCCCTCTTCCAGTTTCAGTGGAATTATCCAAGGAACTCACCTACCAATATGATAGTTTGGCAGAAGACCTTTACCGGATCCATAAATGGGTGATCAACCCAAGTATTTTTTTTAAGGAATCAGAAGAGTCATGGGATGACCTTTTGGATTTTGTCACACGTTACGCAAAAGACAAACGAAGTATCGAATGGAGTATCAACGCAAATGACATTCACTTTGTGGAAAAAATTGTAAGGGAATCCCAAAAGAGAAAAATTCAAAATTTAATTTTTTCTGTTAAAAACGGAGATTTACTCACCATACGAAAACTGGCTTTTCATTTGAGTGAATCGGATTATCCCATTGCCCTTGTCACTAAATCCGAAAACAAAGAACAACTTTTATATGAATCTTCGATCCAAGTCGGAGGGAGTTTACTCGATGGAATTGGAGATGTAGTGCGCCTTTCCTATGGTGATGGGGAACCAGAAGAATCCCTGCATTTAAGTTTTGATATTTTACAAGCCACAAGACTTCGCCTAACAAAGACAGAGTATATATCCTGCCCCTCTTGTGGCCGCACCATGTTTGATTTACAATCCACAACAGCGATGATCAAAAAAATGACAGGCCACCTTAAAGGTGTGAAAATCGCAGTGATGGGCTGTATTGTGAATGGTCCGGGAGAGATGGCGGATGCTGATTTTGGATACGTGGGAGCCGGAATTGGTAAGGTTCATCTCTACAAAGGGAAAGAAATTGTCAAAAAAGGAGTGTCTGAGGTGGAAGCTGCCAACCAACTCATCGAACTCATTCGCGAAAATGGAATGTGGAGCGATCCAGAATAA
- a CDS encoding DUF2339 domain-containing protein — protein MEEKETQEILTRIQTMERELSFLKERVLTLSSPKTAQKQVTPPVPKPIPIETNQTEVSLQDGPNWFVEWIGENLFVKLGVFSLLLASIWFFYLAIEEYWINESVRIWIGLVSAIPILLYGYRVRNTRPYLSPSLMGLGIAVLFSAYYSGYLWYDLYSTEVCFVGLLIISLTTVAIAHAQKSEVLFGFASLGAFLVPLLLSTGQNSYPFLFTYLLLWNVLFFWVRKNTGWKVIPLILLAANHLIFVGWANDNLVDAKPFFPIVFQLGVFVLFLLREFQTLETTKSKEPILTLVTIGFTVGLGFVQSFWVFSVFYPVAKPFLLSLILILFYGLYERSIRKTELNIEKKKIYDLIGLFGLPFIVSLIVIGTTGKLLAFSLISFAFLVTVASTYSKQLYMYFAAFPVWFFALFYVFAFTYRSQNEIPFLNGRFLVFATGSVYLLLSYLYSRKFSELSKLFLYAAYPYWLLGTFVEIYLGFPEEKKLFLYTLSLIVYGLVALTVGFLKRIQPLKIVGFGSLALVIIKFYLYDFWNLSLGYRILAGLFLGITLIVTGTLYNHFKKETK, from the coding sequence GTGGAAGAAAAAGAAACCCAAGAGATCCTCACAAGGATCCAGACTATGGAGAGGGAACTTTCTTTTTTAAAAGAAAGAGTTTTAACCCTATCGAGCCCTAAAACTGCTCAGAAACAAGTTACCCCTCCGGTTCCAAAACCAATTCCCATCGAAACGAACCAAACAGAAGTTTCATTACAAGATGGCCCCAATTGGTTTGTAGAATGGATCGGCGAAAACCTATTTGTTAAGTTAGGAGTGTTTTCCTTACTACTTGCCTCTATCTGGTTTTTCTATTTAGCCATCGAAGAATATTGGATCAATGAATCGGTTCGTATTTGGATCGGGCTCGTATCGGCAATTCCCATTTTACTCTATGGATACCGCGTAAGAAATACAAGACCGTATCTTTCTCCCAGTCTTATGGGACTTGGGATTGCTGTTTTGTTTTCTGCCTATTATTCGGGATATCTATGGTATGATTTGTATTCCACAGAAGTATGTTTTGTTGGACTCCTCATCATCAGTTTAACTACGGTAGCCATCGCACATGCACAAAAAAGCGAAGTTTTGTTTGGATTTGCATCGCTAGGTGCTTTCCTTGTTCCCCTACTTCTTTCTACGGGCCAAAACTCTTATCCATTTTTATTCACCTATTTACTCCTTTGGAATGTATTATTCTTTTGGGTGAGAAAAAATACAGGTTGGAAAGTAATCCCACTCATTTTACTTGCAGCAAACCACCTAATTTTTGTTGGATGGGCAAATGACAACTTAGTGGATGCAAAACCATTTTTCCCTATTGTTTTTCAACTAGGTGTTTTTGTTTTATTTTTACTAAGAGAATTCCAAACACTAGAAACAACCAAATCCAAAGAACCAATCCTTACCTTAGTCACAATTGGCTTTACAGTGGGACTTGGATTTGTTCAGTCTTTTTGGGTTTTTTCCGTTTTTTATCCAGTGGCCAAACCATTTCTACTCAGCTTAATCCTAATTCTATTTTATGGATTGTATGAACGTTCCATTCGAAAAACAGAACTCAACATTGAGAAGAAAAAAATCTACGACTTGATTGGGCTTTTTGGTCTCCCCTTTATCGTAAGTCTAATCGTCATTGGAACTACAGGAAAACTATTAGCGTTTAGCCTTATCAGTTTTGCCTTTCTCGTAACTGTTGCCTCAACCTATTCCAAACAACTTTATATGTATTTTGCAGCATTTCCAGTTTGGTTCTTTGCGCTCTTTTATGTTTTTGCATTCACATATCGGTCTCAGAATGAAATCCCTTTTCTCAATGGGAGATTTTTGGTGTTTGCAACAGGATCGGTGTATCTATTACTTTCCTATCTCTATAGCAGAAAGTTTTCTGAGTTATCCAAACTCTTTTTATATGCTGCCTATCCGTATTGGTTACTCGGAACCTTCGTTGAGATTTATCTCGGATTTCCTGAAGAAAAGAAATTATTCCTATATACTCTTAGTTTGATTGTTTATGGGTTAGTTGCTTTAACGGTCGGATTCCTAAAGAGAATCCAACCACTCAAAATCGTTGGATTTGGATCCCTAGCTCTTGTGATTATCAAATTCTATTTATATGATTTCTGGAATTTGAGTTTAGGATATAGAATCCTCGCAGGTTTATTCTTAGGTATTACGCTCATCGTAACAGGAACATTATACAATCATTTCAAAAAGGAAACAAAATGA
- a CDS encoding alkane 1-monooxygenase, with protein sequence MTLTKRFSFLLCYVLPLLVVLAESFGGVTYLIVPLTVFIVLPVLDLIVGKDDSNPPEIKFLNLQNDPFFRYLTQVWAFVQIIFVIWSVYRIVLYPHSVMEFFLFAIAVGIVTGGIGITVGHELGHKNNRYEQFLAKMIYMTVCYMHFYIEHNRGHHTNVSTPNDPASSKKNQSFYQFYPQTVIGAYKSAWNLEKKRLSKLGLNVLHYRNEMIWYSIITILFLVSMVIFGTILSGGEIPFEVLGFLLLQSFVAFSLLEMTNYIEHYGLMRKEVNGGKFERVLPVHSWNQNYFVSNALLFQLQRHSDHHANAGRRYQALRHYEEAPQLPFGYELMILIALLPPIWFRMMNPILESWEKNQKITP encoded by the coding sequence ATGACTCTTACCAAACGATTTAGTTTTTTACTATGTTACGTATTACCTTTGTTAGTAGTTTTGGCTGAAAGTTTTGGGGGAGTTACTTATTTGATTGTTCCTCTTACCGTTTTTATAGTTTTACCTGTATTAGATTTAATTGTTGGAAAAGATGATTCCAATCCTCCTGAAATAAAATTTCTGAACTTACAAAATGATCCTTTTTTTCGTTATTTAACGCAAGTTTGGGCATTTGTTCAGATAATTTTTGTAATTTGGTCAGTATATAGAATTGTTTTATATCCTCATTCAGTTATGGAGTTCTTTTTATTTGCCATTGCAGTTGGAATTGTCACTGGTGGGATTGGAATCACTGTTGGTCATGAACTTGGTCATAAAAACAATCGTTATGAACAATTTCTTGCAAAGATGATCTATATGACAGTTTGTTATATGCATTTTTATATAGAACACAATCGGGGACATCATACCAATGTATCAACGCCGAATGATCCAGCTTCCTCTAAAAAGAACCAATCCTTCTATCAGTTTTATCCTCAAACTGTGATTGGTGCGTATAAATCTGCTTGGAACCTCGAGAAAAAACGATTATCTAAGTTAGGGCTTAATGTTTTGCATTATCGAAATGAGATGATTTGGTATTCAATTATCACAATTCTTTTTTTAGTTAGTATGGTAATCTTTGGAACCATACTAAGTGGAGGAGAAATTCCTTTTGAAGTTCTTGGTTTTTTATTGTTACAGTCATTTGTTGCTTTTTCTCTTTTGGAAATGACAAATTACATTGAACATTATGGTTTAATGCGAAAAGAAGTGAATGGAGGTAAATTTGAGAGAGTTTTACCAGTTCATTCTTGGAATCAAAATTATTTTGTTTCGAATGCTCTTTTGTTTCAATTACAGAGGCATTCTGATCATCATGCCAATGCGGGTCGCAGATACCAAGCACTCCGTCATTATGAAGAAGCTCCACAATTGCCTTTTGGTTATGAATTGATGATTTTGATTGCTCTGTTGCCACCGATCTGGTTTCGGATGATGAATCCTATTTTGGAATCTTGGGAAAAAAATCAAAAAATTACACCATAA
- a CDS encoding TetR/AcrR family transcriptional regulator gives MPIFVSKGVSSVSMRELSKELGVSTGTLYHYFPTKEILFESMVKQLVAIDEKEIRELSETQFRLEDIMNFVAKREDHFMNLVLLAVDVKRQLNESNELAELVEDSFHSYRTALDQFFPSDTNVKAGKAFLSFFIGALFLKNKATVETEWPELFEGLGNLMALFQSKK, from the coding sequence ATGCCGATTTTTGTGTCCAAAGGTGTCTCGTCGGTTTCGATGCGCGAATTGTCCAAGGAATTAGGTGTTTCTACCGGAACGCTTTACCATTACTTTCCAACGAAAGAGATTCTCTTCGAATCGATGGTGAAACAACTGGTAGCCATTGATGAAAAGGAAATTCGAGAGTTATCGGAAACGCAATTCAGGTTGGAAGATATCATGAATTTCGTTGCGAAAAGGGAAGATCATTTTATGAACTTGGTTTTGCTCGCAGTGGATGTAAAGAGACAACTGAATGAATCCAATGAATTGGCAGAGTTGGTTGAAGATTCCTTTCATTCGTATCGAACGGCTTTGGATCAATTTTTTCCTTCTGATACAAACGTAAAGGCAGGGAAGGCTTTTTTATCTTTTTTTATAGGTGCCTTGTTTTTGAAAAATAAAGCAACTGTGGAAACAGAATGGCCTGAACTATTTGAAGGTTTGGGGAACCTAATGGCATTATTCCAAAGCAAAAAATAA